A section of the Acidobacterium capsulatum ATCC 51196 genome encodes:
- a CDS encoding TrbG/VirB9 family P-type conjugative transfer protein — MKPLIPIAVALGLLHPAFAALHAQPATKQPVPNAPRTVVVSATLSPPVVRTALLQATLIVLPSEEKVANVFAGDTVDWVFDGGHVASRFISIKPKAAGSTTDVHIISDHGNEYTLELQEVSGQADPHFDSKVFLVPGDKSAKEKLTELPVFVPASELNQAKQEVAAAKAAEARTLKAEQTKEEEYRSRYPGTLRFDYTWNKSKGDALGLHEIWHDHKFTYLRGQFQETPALYEVKDGKPSLINFDFSNGLYIVPKELDRGYLTIGKRKVEFHRTDGGN; from the coding sequence GTGAAACCGCTCATCCCAATTGCCGTAGCTCTTGGCCTTTTGCATCCAGCATTTGCAGCACTGCACGCACAGCCCGCTACCAAGCAACCCGTTCCCAACGCGCCACGCACGGTTGTGGTATCCGCAACTCTCTCACCTCCTGTGGTCCGCACCGCATTGCTGCAAGCGACGCTGATCGTGCTTCCCTCCGAGGAGAAGGTAGCGAACGTCTTTGCGGGAGACACAGTGGATTGGGTGTTTGACGGAGGCCATGTTGCGAGCCGATTTATCAGCATTAAGCCGAAGGCCGCCGGCAGCACCACGGATGTCCACATCATCTCCGACCACGGCAATGAGTACACGCTGGAACTTCAGGAGGTTTCAGGCCAAGCTGATCCGCACTTCGATTCCAAAGTGTTCCTCGTACCCGGTGACAAATCAGCAAAAGAGAAGTTGACCGAGCTGCCGGTCTTTGTGCCTGCGTCGGAGCTGAACCAGGCCAAGCAGGAGGTTGCAGCGGCAAAAGCAGCGGAGGCGAGAACGCTCAAGGCAGAACAAACGAAAGAGGAAGAGTACCGGAGCCGCTATCCCGGCACGCTCCGCTTTGACTACACCTGGAACAAGTCGAAAGGCGACGCGCTTGGGCTTCACGAGATCTGGCACGACCACAAATTCACCTACTTACGCGGCCAGTTTCAGGAGACGCCTGCCCTCTACGAAGTGAAAGATGGCAAGCCGTCTCTGATCAACTTCGACTTCTCGAATGGCCTGTACATCGTGCCCAAGGAACTCGACCGCGGCTACCTCACCATCGGCAAGCGGAAGGTGGAGTTCCATCGCACGGACGGAGGCAACTAG
- a CDS encoding TrbI/VirB10 family protein, with amino-acid sequence MPELNQNTPATVPEQPEAKPPVRKTMPVVIALVVIMALIGIANLSSLLRGSKRSTSATAMPIRPAAPNAQEVNSFETQQHLQAERDAQERQHQQEITAAMQQLEAAEGIPGPEGTTTPPMTAAQRAAIYGQSPNAPVITSSVSEERAEAKQRELAKEKQHRDALASDTVAIDFESSGSTPASSHATRSPEAQPDMPATTPTVAPRAKSPNASNAMTPYPFDHYQGKLYRIFEGTILEGVVTNHIDGGFSGPVLVMLTTDYYSHDHQHLLMPQGTRLIGTVQSIGNAQQRKMFVTFHRAICPDGFSIDFDKYIGLDQIGTTGLATKIHHGYFQAFAAAAMIGGLGGLAQIGNNGSILDPSTEIRNGISQQSAAEGEQVLNHFLDRLPVITLKEGSRARVYVGRDILVPSYSEHRMDPNL; translated from the coding sequence ATGCCGGAACTCAATCAGAACACGCCCGCGACGGTTCCCGAACAGCCCGAAGCCAAACCGCCTGTCCGGAAGACCATGCCCGTGGTTATCGCGCTGGTTGTCATTATGGCGCTCATCGGGATTGCCAATCTCTCCAGCCTGCTCAGGGGAAGCAAACGGTCAACATCTGCAACCGCCATGCCGATACGACCGGCAGCTCCGAATGCGCAAGAAGTAAACAGCTTCGAGACGCAACAGCATTTGCAGGCCGAACGCGACGCCCAGGAGCGACAGCACCAGCAGGAGATCACGGCAGCCATGCAGCAACTTGAAGCTGCGGAAGGTATTCCCGGCCCCGAAGGAACGACCACTCCCCCCATGACCGCCGCGCAACGGGCCGCGATCTATGGCCAAAGTCCCAATGCTCCGGTCATCACGTCGAGTGTTTCCGAAGAGCGTGCGGAGGCGAAGCAGCGCGAACTGGCCAAAGAAAAGCAACACAGGGATGCTCTGGCCAGTGACACGGTCGCCATCGACTTTGAGTCTTCTGGTTCCACCCCAGCCAGTTCGCACGCGACTCGGTCACCGGAGGCGCAACCGGACATGCCCGCGACAACGCCAACCGTCGCTCCGAGAGCAAAGTCTCCAAATGCCTCCAATGCGATGACTCCATATCCTTTCGACCACTACCAAGGCAAGCTTTATCGAATCTTTGAGGGCACGATCCTTGAGGGCGTCGTGACCAACCATATCGACGGCGGTTTCAGTGGACCCGTCCTGGTCATGCTCACCACGGACTACTATTCGCACGACCATCAGCATCTTCTGATGCCACAAGGGACGCGACTGATTGGAACAGTACAGAGCATCGGCAATGCTCAGCAGCGCAAGATGTTTGTTACGTTCCACCGTGCTATTTGCCCAGACGGCTTTTCCATCGACTTCGATAAATACATCGGTCTAGACCAGATCGGCACCACCGGGCTCGCTACAAAGATCCACCACGGATACTTTCAGGCGTTTGCCGCCGCAGCCATGATCGGCGGCCTTGGAGGGCTGGCCCAAATTGGCAACAACGGCAGCATCCTTGATCCCTCGACCGAGATCCGCAACGGCATCTCCCAGCAGTCAGCCGCTGAAGGCGAACAGGTGCTGAACCACTTTCTTGACCGCCTGCCAGTCATCACCCTCAAGGAAGGCTCGCGCGCCCGCGTCTACGTGGGCCGCGACATCCTCGTACCGTCCTACTCAGAACACCGAATGGACCCCAACCTTTAA
- a CDS encoding VirB8/TrbF family protein — protein sequence MSTHTALVEQSLTPAQALLTDQVGNEVYASHYAERKAYRLILGCGTVLLCSSMWLNFSLATRPVVDRYIRINAMGRAQAIQYSDLDFTPRDGEVRTYLTDWANYRYTIHPDTIATKYPLNYYFLSQSLASRLMSEDNRNHLVSKVMSGQIEQSDVVVRDVTITSMSVEKVQGEKMARGTALVALDRIYSPAHSQHPRTEHWMVSVTYYLNPAQVSRQAQVFPQFETINPLGLTITQFHQNEVSVDPLVPGANAAPAGGTTR from the coding sequence ATGTCCACGCACACAGCACTCGTTGAACAATCCCTGACTCCAGCGCAAGCGCTTCTGACCGACCAGGTCGGCAACGAGGTCTACGCCTCGCATTACGCGGAACGGAAAGCCTATCGCCTCATCCTCGGCTGCGGAACAGTGCTGCTGTGCAGTTCCATGTGGCTCAACTTCTCGCTTGCCACCCGCCCGGTCGTCGATCGCTACATCCGCATCAATGCGATGGGACGTGCCCAGGCCATCCAGTATAGTGACCTCGACTTCACGCCGCGCGATGGGGAGGTGCGGACGTATCTCACCGACTGGGCCAACTACCGCTATACGATCCACCCTGACACCATCGCGACGAAGTATCCCCTGAACTATTACTTTCTGTCGCAATCGTTGGCCTCGCGGCTCATGTCCGAAGACAACCGGAACCACCTTGTCTCGAAGGTCATGTCCGGGCAGATTGAGCAGAGCGATGTCGTGGTTCGGGATGTGACTATTACGTCCATGTCCGTCGAGAAGGTGCAGGGCGAGAAGATGGCGCGTGGGACTGCGCTGGTGGCCCTCGACCGAATCTATTCTCCAGCCCACTCCCAACATCCTCGCACCGAGCACTGGATGGTCAGCGTGACCTACTATCTGAACCCGGCCCAGGTCAGCCGGCAGGCTCAGGTATTCCCGCAGTTCGAGACCATCAATCCGCTGGGCCTTACGATCACGCAGTTCCACCAGAACGAAGTATCCGTTGATCCATTGGTGCCGGGCGCAAACGCCGCGCCGGCAGGAGGGACCACGCGATGA
- a CDS encoding helix-turn-helix domain-containing protein gives MANKTLSYDSIADELMTKASRARARKRANAILKRMTLDELRKDRKMTQGRLALAMKIEQSEVSRLEKRSEVKLGTLRNYVSALGGHIEIRAVFPDKDVELVLSE, from the coding sequence ATGGCGAACAAAACCCTCTCCTATGACAGCATCGCGGACGAGCTGATGACCAAAGCCAGCCGTGCCCGCGCCAGAAAGCGTGCCAACGCCATTCTCAAACGCATGACGCTCGATGAACTGCGTAAGGACCGAAAGATGACTCAGGGAAGACTTGCGCTCGCCATGAAGATCGAGCAGAGCGAAGTTTCCCGGCTCGAAAAACGCTCCGAAGTCAAACTTGGCACACTGCGCAACTACGTCAGCGCCCTTGGCGGGCACATCGAAATTCGCGCTGTCTTCCCGGATAAAGATGTGGAACTCGTGCTCTCCGAATAG
- a CDS encoding type II toxin-antitoxin system RelE/ParE family toxin, producing MAYEIRATPEFREWMQTLSREERESFDTAVNLLKERGPMLGRPYVDTVKRSAFPNMKELRTAHDKHLALRAFFAFDPKRAAILLIGGDKHGRRGFYEKLIRQADELYREHLRQLKK from the coding sequence ATGGCTTACGAGATTCGCGCCACGCCTGAGTTTCGGGAATGGATGCAGACCCTCTCTCGGGAAGAACGGGAATCGTTCGATACAGCCGTAAACCTTCTCAAGGAAAGAGGTCCGATGCTCGGCCGGCCTTATGTCGATACCGTCAAGAGATCGGCCTTTCCGAATATGAAGGAACTGCGCACCGCGCACGACAAACATCTTGCGCTTCGCGCATTCTTTGCCTTTGATCCCAAACGTGCCGCCATCCTGCTGATCGGTGGCGACAAACATGGGCGGCGCGGGTTTTACGAGAAGCTCATCCGCCAGGCCGATGAACTTTACCGCGAACATTTGCGGCAACTGAAGAAGTAA
- a CDS encoding CpaF family protein yields MSYELILPFFPEELRALLLDPSISDLMINGTSGVYADRGGRIEEIALTAPYTNDRLQAAIERVARVLGQDLTSQNPILNTRLPDGSRVAVVGPPSSIHGTTLTIRKFNRWYSSDELVASETMTQEVRDAVVGLIHERKNGIISGGTGSGKTTLMKALLDHVPVEERLIVIEQPAELKIAHPNAVRWEAVDAIPGQVAVTTSQLVAAALRHRPDRIIMGEIRDECGYDLLQAMNTGHGGTLSTLHADSALDALDRLADMALSARINLNQAFVRSQTGKAVDFVLHCERDAGGRRRVRELITVSGYSHQDGCFQTEEVYRASCT; encoded by the coding sequence ATGAGTTACGAGCTGATTCTCCCGTTCTTTCCCGAGGAATTGCGCGCGCTGCTGCTTGATCCTTCGATCTCGGATCTCATGATCAACGGCACCAGCGGCGTCTATGCCGACCGTGGCGGCAGAATCGAGGAGATTGCTCTGACGGCGCCCTACACAAACGACCGCCTGCAAGCTGCCATTGAGCGGGTCGCCAGGGTTCTCGGGCAGGACCTCACCAGCCAGAATCCCATCCTCAATACCCGCCTGCCGGACGGCTCCCGCGTGGCGGTCGTTGGGCCACCGTCGTCCATTCATGGGACGACGCTGACCATCCGCAAATTCAACCGCTGGTATTCCTCCGACGAACTAGTGGCATCGGAAACGATGACGCAGGAGGTTCGAGATGCGGTCGTCGGGCTCATCCACGAGCGCAAGAACGGCATTATCAGTGGTGGTACAGGTTCGGGCAAGACGACCCTGATGAAGGCCCTGCTCGATCATGTTCCAGTCGAGGAACGGCTGATCGTCATCGAGCAGCCTGCAGAGTTGAAGATTGCTCACCCGAATGCCGTGCGCTGGGAGGCCGTCGATGCCATCCCTGGCCAGGTGGCCGTCACGACCAGCCAGCTCGTAGCTGCTGCTCTGCGCCACCGACCTGACCGCATCATCATGGGCGAGATACGCGACGAGTGCGGCTACGACCTGTTGCAGGCCATGAACACAGGCCACGGGGGGACGCTCTCGACCCTGCATGCCGACTCCGCGCTCGACGCTCTGGACCGGCTGGCCGACATGGCGCTGAGTGCCCGCATCAATCTCAATCAGGCGTTTGTGCGTTCGCAGACCGGCAAGGCTGTCGATTTCGTGCTGCATTGCGAACGCGATGCCGGGGGCCGCCGCCGGGTACGAGAGCTGATTACCGTTTCCGGCTACAGCCATCAGGACGGCTGCTTCCAGACGGAGGAGGTCTATCGTGCTTCCTGTACCTGA
- a CDS encoding single-stranded DNA-binding protein, whose product MYQNKVTLIGFLGSDAEVRTNNDRSLTTLSVATKSSYKKNGKYIEHTEWHRCVVFGKLGEFAATLKKGAHIQVEGELRSRKYDSKKTNSEQTIWEIRVNSILKLDRAAKAAAEDEDSTEEEAA is encoded by the coding sequence ATGTACCAGAACAAAGTCACCCTCATCGGATTCCTTGGCAGCGATGCCGAAGTTCGCACCAACAACGACCGCAGCCTCACCACTCTCTCAGTGGCAACCAAGTCCTCCTACAAGAAAAACGGCAAGTACATCGAGCACACCGAATGGCACCGCTGCGTTGTCTTCGGCAAGCTCGGAGAGTTCGCCGCCACGCTCAAGAAGGGCGCGCATATCCAGGTCGAGGGCGAGTTGCGCAGCCGCAAGTATGACAGCAAGAAGACCAACTCGGAGCAGACCATCTGGGAGATCCGGGTGAACTCGATTCTGAAGCTCGACCGTGCCGCCAAAGCGGCTGCGGAAGACGAAGACTCGACCGAGGAAGAGGCCGCATAG
- a CDS encoding RepB family DNA primase, with translation MNRIAQRFLARCFQPEETIALLLRRENPRSVAQRVVRLETALEPRYRAWLAYENSTGANVYVAANPLRSGSRKRTKENIASVRHLYLDIDTDGDARLAALRASDLVPPPTSILSTSPGKYQVLWRVEGFDFERQEQMLKLLAIAFGGDPACTDCNRVLRIPGFLNQKYNPAHRVTVEYPDDSVWTPGDFRLEIAATDTTAYALMNHGRKPPRKHSNSESDWAWVSSQLRQGKDAAKLTRELASRRSDKPNPLYYAQRTVDVASAHLWLLEGIRIDDVITMLECRRRFDLPIALCSARAREIAATAERMIARRKIA, from the coding sequence ATGAACCGCATCGCCCAAAGATTCCTCGCCCGTTGCTTTCAACCAGAAGAGACCATCGCGCTCCTCCTTCGCCGGGAAAATCCCCGCTCCGTAGCACAGCGCGTCGTGCGCCTGGAGACGGCTCTGGAACCTCGTTACCGGGCATGGCTCGCCTATGAGAACAGCACCGGAGCCAACGTCTACGTTGCTGCCAATCCGCTCCGCTCTGGCAGCAGAAAGCGCACGAAAGAGAACATCGCTTCCGTCCGCCATCTCTATTTAGACATCGATACCGATGGCGATGCCCGACTCGCTGCGCTCCGGGCATCGGACTTAGTACCGCCGCCGACCTCGATTCTGTCCACGTCGCCGGGCAAGTACCAGGTTCTCTGGCGCGTCGAAGGTTTCGACTTCGAGCGGCAGGAACAGATGCTCAAGCTACTCGCCATCGCCTTCGGCGGCGACCCTGCCTGCACAGACTGCAACCGGGTGCTCCGCATCCCTGGCTTCCTCAACCAGAAGTACAATCCCGCCCATCGCGTCACCGTCGAATATCCCGACGATTCTGTCTGGACTCCCGGTGACTTCCGGCTGGAGATTGCGGCCACAGATACCACGGCTTATGCCCTCATGAACCATGGACGAAAGCCGCCGCGCAAACACAGCAATTCGGAAAGCGACTGGGCATGGGTTTCGAGCCAGCTTCGCCAGGGCAAGGACGCCGCGAAGCTGACACGAGAATTGGCTTCCCGGCGTTCAGACAAGCCCAACCCGCTTTATTACGCCCAGCGCACCGTCGATGTCGCTTCCGCTCATCTTTGGCTGCTTGAAGGCATCCGCATCGACGACGTAATCACCATGCTCGAATGCCGGCGCCGCTTCGATCTTCCCATCGCACTTTGCTCCGCTCGTGCGCGCGAAATTGCTGCCACAGCAGAACGCATGATTGCCCGCAGAAAGATCGCCTGA